GCGTTAGGTTCTAAGGGAGTCAATATCATGGACTTCTGTAAGCAATTTAACGCTAGAACTCAAGAGCAGGCAGGAAAGATCATCCCGGTAATTATACAGGTGTATGGTGATAAATCGTTTGATTTTATTACAAAACAACCTCCTGTTGCTATTCAACTTTTGGAAGTTGCTAAAATCAAATCCGGTTCCGCAGAGCCCAATCGTAAGAAAGTGGCCTCTATCACTTGGGATCAAGTGAGAGCAATCGCTACGGACAAGATGAAAGATTTGAACGCTTTTGAAATCGAGAAAGCAATGAGTATGGTAGCTGGTACCGCCAGAAGTATGGGTATAACCGTAACCGGTGACAGACCTTTTTAATGAACTTGTAACACTTCAAACGTAATGAGTAAACTGACAAAAAATAAGAAGTTAGCTTTAGCGAAGATCGAAGGTGGAAAAGTATATTCTATCGACGAGGCCGCACAGCTTGTGAAGGAAATCACTTTCACGAAGTTTGATGCGTCAGTTGACATGGACGTTCGACTGGGTGTAGACCCGCGTAAAGCCAATCAAATGGTACGCGGTGTATGTACTTTACCTCATGGAACCGGTAAACAAGTAAGAGTTTTGGTTTTGTGTACGCCTGACAAGGTGGAAGAAGCTAAGGCTGCCGGAGCCGATTACGTTGGATTGGATGAATATATCGAAAAATTGAAAGGCGGCTGGACCGACATCGATATTATCATCACGATGCCTTCTGTAATGGGTAAAGTAGGTGCTCTTGGTAGAATTTTGGGTCCTCGTGGATTGATGCCAAACCCGAAGAGTGGTACTGTAACCCCGGAAATCGGGAAAGCAGTAACCGAGGTGAAGGCTGGTAAGATCGACTTTAAAGTTGACAAATTCGGTATTATTCACGCTTCTATTGGTAAAGTTACATTCGAGCCGAACAAGATTATGGAGAACGCTAGAGAATTCTTGAACGTGATCAATAAATTGAAACCGGCTGCCGCTAAAGGTACTTATATCAAGAGCGTGTATCTGTCAAGTACGATGAGTCCCGGTATTCAAGTAGACCAAAAGACTTTACTTGATTAATGTAGTAATCTAAAAAGGACTTCAGTAGTATGAAAAAAGAAGATAAAAAAGTCGTAATAGAAACCTTGACGGAGCAAGTGAATTCTTACAAGCACTTGTATGTTAGTGACATTTCCGGTCTTGACGCGGTAGACACTCAGGCTTTGCGTCGGGCTTGCTTTGATGCTAACATCAAACTGGTGCAAGTGAAGAACACGTTGTTGAAAAAGGCTTTGGAAAACGCTACCAACAACTACGAGGAAATTTTTTCCGCGTTGAAAGGCGATAGTGCGATCATGTTGAGCGACACCGGAAACGGTCCTGCAAAACTGATTAAAGAATTCCGTAAGACTAAAGACAAACCGGTATTCAAGGCCGCATTCGTAGAAGAATGTGCTTATGTTGGCGAGGATCAGCTTGAATCGTTGATCAGTATCAAGTCTAAGGAGGAGTTGATTGCGGACATTATCGCAATGTTGCAGGCACCGATGCAGAATGTTATTTCCGCATTGCAATCCGGACAAAATACCATCGCTGGTGTTGTTAAAACACTTTCTGAAAAAGAATAATTTTTATAGTTTAGTAAACAAACAATTTTAAATAGTATAGAAATGGCAGATTTGAAAAAACTTGCAGAAGAGCTAGTAAACCTTACCGTAAAAGACGTAAAAGAATTAGCTGACATTTTAAAAGAAGAGTACGGAATCGAACCTGCAGCTGCTGCTGTAGCTGTTGCTGCTCCTGCAGCTGGTGGTGCTGCTGCCGCTGAAGCAGAGCAAACTGAATTCGATGTAATTCTTAAATCAGCTGGTGCTGCTAAATTAGCTGTTGTTAAGTTAGTGAAAGAATTGACCGGTCTTGGATTGAAAGAGGCTAAAGAAGTAGTTGACAAGGCTCCGGCTCCATTGAAAGAAAAAGTTTCTAAAGAAGAGGCTAACTCGTTGAAGACTCAATTAGAAGAAGCAGGAGCTGAAGTTGAACTTAAATAAAATAAAACCGGTTGGTTTTTCCAGGTTTAGAGTCTCATGTGGACTCTAAACCATTTTGTTGTTATGATTGTTTAGGTTCAAAAAAAATAATAGATGTCTTCATATAATTCAAACAATAGAATAAGCTTTGCATCGATAAAGAATCAGTTGGAATACCCTGATTTTCTTGAAGTGCAATTAAAGTCTTTCAAGGACTTTTTTCAATTAGGTACCACGCCTGAGAACAGAAAGAATGAAGGCCTTTACACGGTTTTCAAGGAGAATTTTCCTATTACTGATACTCGGAACAACTTTGTTTTGGAATTTTTGGACTATTTTATAGATCCGCCTCGCTACACGATCGAGGAGTGTCTGGGTCAGGGATTGACTTATGGCGCACCCTTGAAGGCGAAACTGAAGTTGTACTGTACAGATCCGGAACATGAAGATTTTGATACCGTTATCGAGGATGTATATTTAGGAAATGTTCCTTACATGACCCCGAAAGGTACTTTCGTGATCAATGGAGCAGAGCGAGTGGTCGTTTCTCAGTTACACAGGTCTCCCGGTGTTTTCTTCGGGCAGAGTATTCATGCGAATGGTACGAAGCTTTATTCCGCTAGAATTATTCCGTTCAAGGGTTCCTGGATCGAGTTTGCCACGGACATCAATAACGTGATGTACGCGTATATCGACCGGAAGAAAAAATTACCGGTAACTACTCTTTTACGAGCTATCGGTTTTGAAACGGATAAGGATATTCTTGAAATATTCGGTCTGGCTGATGAAGTGAATGTTTCCCGTACGGGGTTGAAGAAAGTCGTTGGTAGACGGTTGGCTGCTCGTGTTTTGAAATCTTGGATTGAAGATTTCGTTGATGAAGATACCGGTGAAGTTGTTTCTATCGAGCGTAACGAGATTATCGTTGACCGTGAAACAGTACTGGAGCCTGAGCATATTGATGCGATTGTCGAGTCAGGTGCGAAGACGATCCTTCTTCACAAGGAGATGCAAAATCTGGCAGATTATGCCATTATATATAACACGTTACAAAAAGACCCCTGTAACTCGGAGAAAGAGGCTGTATTACATATTTACAGGCAATTGCGTAGTTCGGAGCCGCCTGACGAGGCTACTGCCCGCGATGTGATCGACAAGTTGTTTTTCTCTGATAAACGTTACGATTTGGGTGACGTGGGACGTTACAAGTTAAACAAGAAATTGGGACTTGCAACAGATCCGGATATCCGTGTCTTGACGAAAGAGGATATTATCGAGATCATCAAATATTTGATTCGCTTGTTGAACGCTAAGACTGACGTGGACGATATTGATCACTTGAGTAATCGTCGTGTACGTACTGTCGGTGAACAATTATATAATCAATTCGGCGTGGGATTGGCCCGTATGGCCCGTACGATTCGTGAAAGAATGAACGTGCGTGACAACGAGGTTTTCACCCCGGTTGATTTGATCAACTCGAAGATTTTGTCTTCCGTGATCAACTCGTTCTTCGGAACGAATGCGTTATCTCAGTTCATGGATCAGACGAATCCATTGGCCGAGATTACTCACAAGAGACGTATGTCAGCCTTGGGACCCGGTGGTCTTTCCAGAGATCGTGCCGGATTCGAGGTGCGTGACGTACACTATACTCACTATGGTCGTTTGTGTCCGATCGAGACGCCGGAGGGACCGAATATCGGTTTGATTTCTTCTCTCTGCGTGTACGCTAAGATCAACGATCTTGGATTTATCGAAACACCTTACCGTAAGGTGAATAATGGCATCGTGGACCTTTCCGAGGAAGGGGTACGCTACTATTCGGCAGAGGAAGAGGAGGAGTTGGTGATTGCCCAGGCAAGTTCTGCTATCGATGAAGATGGCAAGTTTACGAATAAATGGGTAAAAGCCAGAAAAGATGCGGACTTCCCGTTGGCAGCCGGAGAGGATGTCGATCTGATCGATGTTGCTCCGAATCAGATTGCATCTATCGCGGCGTCTTTGATCCCGTTCTTGGAGCATGATGATGCCAACCGTGCGTTGATGGGATCGAACATGATGCGTCAGGCAGTTCCGATTATTTCCCCGCAATCCCCGATCGTGGGAACCGGTTTGGAGGCCAATTTGATCAAGGATTCCAGAACACAGGTTGTTGCAGAGGGCCCGGGAGTGATCGCTTTTGTTGACGGACGCAAAATTGTTGTTAAATATGACCGTACGGAAGAAGAGGCTTTTGTAAGCTTTGAACCCGATACGAAAGAATATTACCTGCCGAAATACCAACGTACAAACCAGAGTACGACGATCACGTTGAAACCGATCGTGAGAAAAGGTCAACGTGTGGAAGAAGGGCAGATATTGACGGAAGGATACTCTTCAGAAAAGGGAGAATTGGCACTCGGACGGAACTTGAAAGTGGCATTCATGCCGTGGAAAGGATACAACTACGAGGATGCTATCGTGATCTCCGAGAATATCGTGCGGAATGATGTCTTTACATCTGTTCACGTGGACGAGTATTCTCTGGAAGTTCGTGAAACGAAACGTGGATTGGAAGAGTTGACGGCAGATATTCCAAACGTAAGTGAGGAGGCCACGAAGGATTTGGATGAAAACGGAATCATTCGCGTGGGGGCTCGTGTTCAACCGGGAGATATCCTGATTGGTAAGATTACCCCGAAAGGAGAGTCTGATCCTAGTCCGGAGGAAAAATTGCTGAGAGCAATCTTCGGTGATAAAGCCGGTGATGTGAAAGATGCTTCATTGAAAGCTTCTCCTTCATTGAAAGGTGTTATTATTGATAAGAAGTTGTTCCAGCGTACGGTAAGTGATCGGAAAACGAAAGC
The window above is part of the Butyricimonas paravirosa genome. Proteins encoded here:
- the rplK gene encoding 50S ribosomal protein L11 → MAKQVEAIIKLQIKAGAANPSPPVGPALGSKGVNIMDFCKQFNARTQEQAGKIIPVIIQVYGDKSFDFITKQPPVAIQLLEVAKIKSGSAEPNRKKVASITWDQVRAIATDKMKDLNAFEIEKAMSMVAGTARSMGITVTGDRPF
- the rplA gene encoding 50S ribosomal protein L1, which produces MSKLTKNKKLALAKIEGGKVYSIDEAAQLVKEITFTKFDASVDMDVRLGVDPRKANQMVRGVCTLPHGTGKQVRVLVLCTPDKVEEAKAAGADYVGLDEYIEKLKGGWTDIDIIITMPSVMGKVGALGRILGPRGLMPNPKSGTVTPEIGKAVTEVKAGKIDFKVDKFGIIHASIGKVTFEPNKIMENAREFLNVINKLKPAAAKGTYIKSVYLSSTMSPGIQVDQKTLLD
- the rplJ gene encoding 50S ribosomal protein L10; protein product: MKKEDKKVVIETLTEQVNSYKHLYVSDISGLDAVDTQALRRACFDANIKLVQVKNTLLKKALENATNNYEEIFSALKGDSAIMLSDTGNGPAKLIKEFRKTKDKPVFKAAFVEECAYVGEDQLESLISIKSKEELIADIIAMLQAPMQNVISALQSGQNTIAGVVKTLSEKE
- the rplL gene encoding 50S ribosomal protein L7/L12, which codes for MADLKKLAEELVNLTVKDVKELADILKEEYGIEPAAAAVAVAAPAAGGAAAAEAEQTEFDVILKSAGAAKLAVVKLVKELTGLGLKEAKEVVDKAPAPLKEKVSKEEANSLKTQLEEAGAEVELK
- the rpoB gene encoding DNA-directed RNA polymerase subunit beta — its product is MSSYNSNNRISFASIKNQLEYPDFLEVQLKSFKDFFQLGTTPENRKNEGLYTVFKENFPITDTRNNFVLEFLDYFIDPPRYTIEECLGQGLTYGAPLKAKLKLYCTDPEHEDFDTVIEDVYLGNVPYMTPKGTFVINGAERVVVSQLHRSPGVFFGQSIHANGTKLYSARIIPFKGSWIEFATDINNVMYAYIDRKKKLPVTTLLRAIGFETDKDILEIFGLADEVNVSRTGLKKVVGRRLAARVLKSWIEDFVDEDTGEVVSIERNEIIVDRETVLEPEHIDAIVESGAKTILLHKEMQNLADYAIIYNTLQKDPCNSEKEAVLHIYRQLRSSEPPDEATARDVIDKLFFSDKRYDLGDVGRYKLNKKLGLATDPDIRVLTKEDIIEIIKYLIRLLNAKTDVDDIDHLSNRRVRTVGEQLYNQFGVGLARMARTIRERMNVRDNEVFTPVDLINSKILSSVINSFFGTNALSQFMDQTNPLAEITHKRRMSALGPGGLSRDRAGFEVRDVHYTHYGRLCPIETPEGPNIGLISSLCVYAKINDLGFIETPYRKVNNGIVDLSEEGVRYYSAEEEEELVIAQASSAIDEDGKFTNKWVKARKDADFPLAAGEDVDLIDVAPNQIASIAASLIPFLEHDDANRALMGSNMMRQAVPIISPQSPIVGTGLEANLIKDSRTQVVAEGPGVIAFVDGRKIVVKYDRTEEEAFVSFEPDTKEYYLPKYQRTNQSTTITLKPIVRKGQRVEEGQILTEGYSSEKGELALGRNLKVAFMPWKGYNYEDAIVISENIVRNDVFTSVHVDEYSLEVRETKRGLEELTADIPNVSEEATKDLDENGIIRVGARVQPGDILIGKITPKGESDPSPEEKLLRAIFGDKAGDVKDASLKASPSLKGVIIDKKLFQRTVSDRKTKAAGKNLLAELDEQFQRKVGDLTTLLIDKLFELVNGKTSQGVKNYLNEDIVPKGVKFSYKMLQNMDFLQINPNKWTTDKQRNDMIRDLLHNYIIKYKEIEGQIKRKKYNATVGDELPSGIIKMAKVYVAKKRKLQIGDKMAGRHGNKGIVSRVVRVEDMPFLSDGTPVDICLNPLGVPSRMNLGQVFETVLGWAGKNLGLKFATPIFDGASLDDINKYTDEAGVPRFGTTYLYDGGTGERFDQPATVGVIYMLKLGHMVDDKMHARSIGPYSLITQQPLGGKAQFGGQRFGEMEVWALEAFGASHILQEILTVKSDDVMGRTKTYEHIVKGEPLPTPGIPESFNVLLHELRGLGLSVNLI